A single window of Nicotiana sylvestris chromosome 5, ASM39365v2, whole genome shotgun sequence DNA harbors:
- the LOC138869653 gene encoding uncharacterized protein — MAQNQPLGADLFGNIDPEQGRPLDDYARPVYNQGLSSVRPPPVAANNFKLKQWLLQPLQNCYVFRGKQNEDPNNHLMDFEEIMNTFHYNGVSQDAIYLRAFPFTLKDNEKHWLRSLSQSSIRTWEEITRKFLAKYFSSAKMGKFKREIHNFYPNDTEIVFEACEGFKEIVRKCQHSGIELWMQLQDFWDDLTLASCRTLSNAAGGSLMKKSPEEIAIILDELSEDANHWPSEIAERRRSVSIHQVDTNTSVQVQLDAIDKEISKLALASKHNEPHTTHDICGRGHPTHECQASMEEVNVVGTLPADTEKNHKETVNVVTLRSGQVLKGPTPVQKEVVPEKESRKELKIEDDKKKKGKKGANKKKKQETSRREEHDVSEHMHALSFLQKLYREKLDKKFERFLDMLRHVNVNLPFTEVISQMTTYAKFLKDILTKKRKIEETSVVKLIEHCSAILQNKLPQKCEDPGSFTISCSLGTLKFDKSLCDSGASINLMPLSI; from the exons ATGGCTCAAAATCAGCCATTGGGTGCAGACCTGTTCGGAAACATTGATCCCGAACAAGGGAGACCACTTGACGATTATGCTAGACCGGTCTACAACCAAGGACTATCAAGCGTGAGACCTCCTCCAGTTGCAGCTAATAATTTCAAATTGAAGCAATGGTTGCTCCAACCCCTTCAAAATTGCTATGTCTTCAGAGGAAAGCAAAACGAAGATCCAAACAATCATCTTATGGACTTCGAGGAGATTATGAACACCTTTCATTATAATGGTGTGTCACAAGATGCAATTTACTTAAGGGCATTCCCCTTTACACTCAAGGATAATGAAAAGCACTGGCTTCGAAGCTTGTCCCAGAGTTCAATTAGAACATGGGAAGAGATTACCAGAAAATTTCTTGCTAAATATTTCTCCTCAGCTAAGATGGGCAAGTTTAAAAGAGAAATCCATAACTTCTACCCGAACGATACTGAAATTGTGTTTGAAGCTTGTGAGGGGTTTAAAGAGATAGTGCGAAAGTGTCAACATAGCGGAATTGAACTCTGGATGCAACTTCAAGACTTTTGGGATGATTTGACACTGGCCTCATGTAGAACATTGAGCAATGCAGCTGGAGGTTCGTTGATGAAAAAGTCTCCAGAGGAGATAGCCATTATTCTAGATGAGTTATCCGAAGATGCAAATCACTGGCCCTCTGAGATTGCTGAAAGAAGAAGATCAGTTAGCATTCACCAGGTTGATACTAATACATCTGTGCAGGTACAACTTGATGCCATTGACAAAGAAATAAGTAAGTTGGCCTTAGCCTCTAAACATAATGAGCCTCATACAACCCATGATATATGTGGAAGAGGACACCCTACTCATGAGTGTCAAGCTTCAatggaggaagtgaatgttgtag GTACTTTGCCAGCTGATACTGAGAAGAATCACAAAGAAACGGTAAATGTTGTGACCTTGAGAAGTGGGCAAGTGTTGAAAGGACCCACCCCAGTCCAAAAAGAGGTTGTACCTGAAAAAGAAAGTAGGAAGGAGCTGAAAAttgaagatgataagaagaagaaaggcaaGAAGGGAGCTAACAAAAAGAAGAAGCAAGAGACTTCAAGAAGGGAGGAACATGATGTGAGCGAGCATATGCATGCTCTATCTTTCCTGCAAAAGCTCTATAGAGAAAAGTTAGACAAGAAGTTTGAGAGATTTTTAGATATGTTGAGACATGTTAATGTAAACCTGCCATTCACTGAAGTTATCTCACAAATGACAACTTATGCAAAGTTCTTGAAGGATATCCTTacaaagaagaggaagatagaaGAGACCTCAGTGGTCAAGCTCATAGAGCATTGTAGTGCAATCTTGCAAAACAAACTCCCACAAAAGTGTGAAGATCCTGGGAGTTTTACCATATCTTGCTCTTTAGGCACTCTTAAATTTGATAAATCTTTATGTGATTCTGGTGCCTCAATTAATCTAATGCCTTTATCTATTTAG